In Crassostrea angulata isolate pt1a10 chromosome 4, ASM2561291v2, whole genome shotgun sequence, one genomic interval encodes:
- the LOC128179483 gene encoding uncharacterized protein LOC128179483 isoform X2, translating into MDFLIFLTLSVVVSAETSKESCKDMLQGYLTGQLSSALGAYQVEALRREFESFSIEVKKALKEVKEKQVADMQLIQEVQNSSIVYVRWGKKTCPSNAEQVLSGYVGGSWYTHTGAAVHPLCLPKNPEWGIYRDGTDGGKAYIFGGEYETNTVPSYMKTLYQHDVPCVVCLVRRRSVVQMFPARKSCYTGWKLEYHGYLMAGYHGYKAGFTYTCVDSHPDTVHGGHANKNGYLFYPVEARCGTLKCPPYVEGREVTMVFQILLVFCVVVYVETNKESCKDLLQEIQNSSIVYTRWGKKTCPSNAEQVISGYVGGSWYDHTGAAVNPLCLPKNPEWGIYKDGTDGDKAYMYGGEYQTDTVPAYMKTLYQHDVPCVVCLVRKRSVVQMFPARKTCYAGWKLEYQGYLMAGYHGYKAGSTYTCVDSHPDTVHGGHANKNGYLFYPVEARCGTLKCPPYVEGREVVCVVCSKE; encoded by the exons ATGGATTTTCTAATATTTCTAACGCTCTCAGTCGTAGTCAGTGCTGAGACTAGCAAGGAAAGTTGTAAAGATATGCTGCAAGGCTATTTGACGGGGCAACTGTCGTCTGCTCTAGGAGCATACCAAGTAGAGGCTTTGAGGCGGGAGTTCGAAAGCTTCTCTATTGAAGTTAAGAAAGCCTTAAAGGAGGTTAAAGAAAAACAAGTGGCTGATATGCAACTGATTCAAG AAGTCCAAAACAGTAGTATCGTTTACGTTAGATGGGGGAAAAAGACATGTCCTTCAAATGCTGAACAGGTTTTATCGG GTTACGTTGGTGGATCATGGTACACGCACACAGGCGCAGCGGTTCATCCACTTTGCCTACCAAAAAATCCTGAGTGGGGTATTTACAGAGATGGAACCGACGGAGGGAAAGCGTACATCTTTGGCGGGGAGTACGAGACGAACACAGTCCCATCCTACATGAAGACACTTTATCAGCATGATGTCCCATGCGTTGTTTGTTTAGTTCGCAGGCGATCTGTTGTGCAAATGTTTCCcg caAGAAAATCGTGCTACACAGGATGGAAGCTGGAGTACCATGGATACCTCATGGCTGGTTATCATGGTTATAAAGCTGGATTTACCTACACTTGTGTCGACAGTCATCCAGACACCGTGCATGGAGGCCATGCTAATAAAAATGGATATCTATTTTATCCAGTAGAGGCTAGGTGTGGTACACTGAAGTGCCCACCATATGTCGAGGGACGAGAAGTC AC GATGGTGTTTCAAATATTGCTGGTCTTCTGTGTCGTAGTCTATGTTGAGACTAACAAAGAAAGTTGTAAAGACCTGCTACAGG AAATCCAGAACAGTAGTATCGTTTACACAAGATGGGGGAAAAAGACATGCCCTTCAAATGCTGAACAGGTTATCTCGG GTTATGTCGGAGGGTCATGGTATGATCACACTGGGGCTGCTGTAAATCCACTTTGCCTACCAAAGAATCCAGAGTGGGGAATTTACAAGGATGGAACAGATGGAGACAAAGCGTACATGTATGGTGGAGAGTACCAGACAGACACAGTCCCAGCCTACATGAAGACACTTTATCAGCATGATGTCCCTTGTGTGGTTTGCTTGGTTCGTAAACGGTCCGTTGTTCAAATGTTCCCAG CAAGAAAGACGTGCTACGCGGGATGGAAGCTAGAGTATCAAGGCTACCTAATGGCTGGTTACCATGGTTATAAAGCCGGATCTACCTACACCTGTGTGGACAGTCATCCAGACACCGTGCATGGAGGACATGCTAATAAAAATGGATATCTATTTTATCCAGTTGAGGCTAGATGTGGTACACTGAAGTGCCCACCATACGTCGAGGGACGAGAAGTCGTTTGTGTTGTCTGTTCTAAAGAATGA
- the LOC128179483 gene encoding short-chain collagen C4-like isoform X1, which translates to MFYVRLGHLLSQDRMVFQILLVFCVVVYVETNKESCKDLLQGYLTGQLSSALGMYQVKSLRRDFEGFSNDVRKALKEVKEKQVADIKTIQEIQNSSIVYTRWGKKTCPSNAEQVISGYVGGSWYDHTGAAVNPLCLPKNPEWGIYKDGTDGDKAYMYGGEYQTDTVPAYMKTLYQHDVPCVVCLVRKRSVVQMFPARKTCYAGWKLEYQGYLMAGYHGYKAGSTYTCVDSHPDTVHGGHANKNGYLFYPVEARCGTLKCPPYVEGREVVCVVCSKE; encoded by the exons aTGTTTTATGTGCGTTTAGGTCATCTTTTATCACAAG ACAGGATGGTGTTTCAAATATTGCTGGTCTTCTGTGTCGTAGTCTATGTTGAGACTAACAAAGAAAGTTGTAAAGACCTGCTACAGGGCTATCTGACAGGACAACTGTCGTCTGCTCTAGGAATGTATCAAGTAAAGTCTTTGAGGCGGGATTTTGAAGGCTTCTCTAATGATGTTAGGAAAGCCTTAAAAgaagtaaaagaaaaacaagtgGCCGATATAAAAACGATTCAAG AAATCCAGAACAGTAGTATCGTTTACACAAGATGGGGGAAAAAGACATGCCCTTCAAATGCTGAACAGGTTATCTCGG GTTATGTCGGAGGGTCATGGTATGATCACACTGGGGCTGCTGTAAATCCACTTTGCCTACCAAAGAATCCAGAGTGGGGAATTTACAAGGATGGAACAGATGGAGACAAAGCGTACATGTATGGTGGAGAGTACCAGACAGACACAGTCCCAGCCTACATGAAGACACTTTATCAGCATGATGTCCCTTGTGTGGTTTGCTTGGTTCGTAAACGGTCCGTTGTTCAAATGTTCCCAG CAAGAAAGACGTGCTACGCGGGATGGAAGCTAGAGTATCAAGGCTACCTAATGGCTGGTTACCATGGTTATAAAGCCGGATCTACCTACACCTGTGTGGACAGTCATCCAGACACCGTGCATGGAGGACATGCTAATAAAAATGGATATCTATTTTATCCAGTTGAGGCTAGATGTGGTACACTGAAGTGCCCACCATACGTCGAGGGACGAGAAGTCGTTTGTGTTGTCTGTTCTAAAGAATGA